A genomic segment from Modestobacter roseus encodes:
- the tkt gene encoding transketolase translates to MTSDNGTKSTASEAPAEAASDSSTGDPRQPVPTLPEGFGDLDRAAIDTARVLAMDAVQKVGNGHPGTAMSMAPVAYLLFQKWLKHDPSDPNWAARDRFVLSMGHSSLTLYVQLYLAGYGLELDDLKALRTWGSKTPGHPEVGHTAGVETTTGPLGQGVGNAVGMAMAARRERGMLDPDAAEGESLFDHTIWAFASDGDLEEGVSGEASSLAGTQQLGNLVLVYDDNKISIEDDTTVAFTEDVGKRYEAYGWHVQHVDDGEDLAAVDAAFAAAKAETNRPSIIVLRTVIGWPSPNKQNTGAVHGSALGEDEVKATKEILGFDPEQTFQVRPEVIEHTRKAVTRGQEAHRAWQSDFDAWQQAKPEGAALLERMSTRTLPEAWAAKLPSWDADPKGVATRKASGEVLAALYPELPELWGGSADLAESNNTAVKGEPSFLPASRQTKMWTGGPFGRTLHFGVREHAMGAVMNGIALHGGTRVYGGTFLTFSDYMRGAVRLAALMQLPVTYVWTHDSIGLGEDGPTHQPIEHYAALRAIPGLDFVRPADANETAVAWRTILENNDRPAGLALSRQNLPVFDRTEFASAEGVAKGGYVLAEASTGSPEVILMGTGSEVQIAVAAREQLEAAGVPTRVVSLPCWEWFAEQDEAYRLEVLPPSVKARVSVEAGVPMGWREFVGDAGRIVGLNHYGASASYSKLYEEFGLTAEAVTAAARESIAAAASGATPPSGAGVSRGGVYGSDATGDH, encoded by the coding sequence ATGACCAGCGACAACGGAACCAAGAGCACCGCCAGCGAGGCCCCGGCCGAAGCTGCCAGCGACAGCTCCACCGGCGACCCGCGCCAGCCCGTCCCCACCCTCCCCGAGGGCTTCGGCGACCTGGACCGCGCCGCCATCGACACCGCCCGGGTGCTGGCCATGGACGCCGTGCAGAAGGTCGGCAACGGCCACCCCGGCACCGCGATGAGCATGGCGCCGGTCGCCTACCTGCTCTTCCAGAAGTGGCTCAAGCACGACCCGAGCGACCCGAACTGGGCCGCCCGCGACCGGTTCGTGCTGTCCATGGGCCACTCCAGCCTGACCCTGTACGTCCAGCTCTACCTGGCCGGCTACGGCCTCGAGCTCGACGACCTCAAGGCCCTGCGCACCTGGGGCTCGAAGACCCCGGGGCACCCCGAGGTCGGCCACACCGCCGGCGTCGAGACCACCACCGGCCCGCTGGGCCAGGGCGTCGGCAACGCCGTCGGCATGGCGATGGCTGCCCGCCGCGAGCGCGGCATGCTCGACCCCGACGCCGCCGAGGGCGAGAGCCTGTTCGACCACACCATCTGGGCCTTCGCCTCCGACGGCGACCTGGAGGAGGGCGTCAGCGGCGAGGCGTCCTCGCTGGCCGGCACCCAGCAGCTGGGCAACCTCGTGCTCGTCTACGACGACAACAAGATCTCGATCGAGGACGACACCACCGTCGCCTTCACCGAGGACGTCGGCAAGCGCTACGAGGCCTACGGCTGGCACGTGCAGCACGTCGACGACGGTGAGGACCTCGCCGCCGTGGACGCCGCCTTCGCCGCCGCCAAGGCCGAGACGAACCGTCCCTCGATCATCGTGCTGCGCACCGTCATCGGCTGGCCGTCGCCGAACAAGCAGAACACCGGCGCCGTGCACGGCTCGGCGCTCGGCGAGGACGAGGTCAAGGCCACCAAGGAGATCCTGGGCTTCGACCCGGAGCAGACCTTCCAGGTGCGTCCCGAGGTCATCGAGCACACCCGCAAGGCCGTCACCCGGGGCCAGGAGGCGCACCGCGCCTGGCAGTCGGACTTCGACGCGTGGCAGCAGGCCAAGCCCGAGGGGGCGGCGCTGCTGGAGCGGATGAGCACCCGCACCCTCCCCGAGGCCTGGGCGGCGAAGCTGCCCAGCTGGGACGCCGACCCCAAGGGCGTCGCCACCCGCAAGGCCTCCGGTGAGGTGCTGGCCGCCCTCTACCCCGAGCTCCCCGAGCTGTGGGGCGGGTCGGCCGACCTGGCCGAGAGCAACAACACCGCGGTCAAGGGCGAGCCCTCGTTCCTGCCGGCCAGCCGCCAGACCAAGATGTGGACCGGTGGCCCGTTCGGCCGCACGCTGCACTTCGGTGTCCGTGAGCACGCCATGGGCGCGGTCATGAACGGCATCGCCCTGCACGGCGGCACCCGCGTCTACGGCGGCACGTTCCTCACCTTCTCCGACTACATGCGTGGTGCGGTCCGGCTGGCCGCGCTCATGCAGCTGCCGGTGACCTACGTGTGGACGCACGACTCCATCGGCCTGGGCGAGGACGGCCCGACGCACCAGCCGATCGAGCACTACGCGGCGCTGCGGGCGATCCCCGGCCTGGACTTCGTCCGCCCGGCCGATGCGAACGAGACCGCCGTCGCCTGGCGGACGATCCTGGAGAACAACGACCGGCCGGCCGGCCTGGCGCTGTCCCGGCAGAACCTGCCGGTGTTCGACCGGACCGAGTTCGCCTCGGCCGAGGGCGTCGCCAAGGGCGGCTACGTGCTGGCCGAGGCGTCCACCGGCAGCCCCGAGGTGATCCTCATGGGCACCGGCTCCGAGGTGCAGATCGCCGTCGCCGCCCGTGAGCAGCTGGAGGCCGCCGGGGTCCCGACCCGGGTCGTCTCCCTGCCCTGCTGGGAGTGGTTCGCCGAGCAGGACGAGGCCTACCGGCTCGAGGTGCTCCCGCCCTCGGTCAAGGCGCGGGTCAGCGTCGAGGCCGGCGTCCCCATGGGGTGGCGTGAGTTCGTCGGCGACGCCGGCCGGATCGTCGGCCTGAACCACTACGGCGCCAGCGCCAGCTACTCGAAGCTGTACGAGGAGTTCGGCCTGACCGCCGAGGCGGTCACCGCCGCTGCCCGGGAGAGCATCGCGGCCGCGGCCTCCGGTGCCACTCCCCCCAGCGGTGCCGGCGTCTCCCGCGGCGGGGTCTACGGCTCCGACGCCACCGGCGACCACTGA
- the tal gene encoding transaldolase produces the protein MAQNENLAQLSKAGVAVWLDDLSRDRIRSGNLQQLVDEHSVVGVTTNPSIFAAAISGSSSYDDQLHAMAVRKVSVEEALRTITAADVRDACDLLAPVAARTGRDGRVSLEVAPGLARDTDATSAEAAHLWWLVDRPNLFIKIPATVEGLPAITETIAAGISVNVTLIFSLERYKAVMEAYIAGLEKRLAENPDASFDGIESVASFFVSRVDTEIDKRLDASGADASLKGKAGVANAQLAYQAYEEVFSSDRWKALEAKGASKQRPLWASTGVKNPEYSDTLYLSELIAPDTVNTMPEKTMQAYADHGQAGTPVQSAYADAAQVMKSVTDAGVDLDDVFRVLEDEAVQKFVDAWDELTGSVQEQLQDKK, from the coding sequence ATGGCCCAGAACGAGAACCTGGCACAGCTGTCCAAGGCGGGGGTCGCCGTCTGGCTCGACGACCTCTCCCGCGACCGCATCCGCAGCGGCAACCTGCAGCAGCTCGTCGACGAGCACAGCGTCGTCGGCGTCACCACGAACCCGTCGATCTTCGCCGCGGCGATCAGCGGCTCGTCGTCCTACGACGACCAGCTGCACGCCATGGCGGTGCGCAAGGTGAGCGTCGAGGAGGCGCTGCGCACCATCACCGCCGCCGACGTCCGGGACGCGTGCGACCTGCTCGCGCCGGTCGCCGCGCGCACCGGCCGCGACGGCCGCGTGTCGCTGGAGGTGGCCCCGGGCCTGGCCCGGGACACCGACGCGACCTCCGCGGAGGCTGCGCACCTGTGGTGGCTGGTCGACCGGCCGAACCTGTTCATCAAGATCCCGGCCACCGTCGAGGGGCTGCCCGCGATCACCGAGACGATCGCGGCCGGCATCAGCGTGAACGTGACGCTGATCTTCAGCCTCGAGCGGTACAAGGCGGTCATGGAGGCCTACATCGCCGGCCTCGAGAAGCGCCTGGCCGAGAACCCGGACGCCTCCTTCGACGGCATCGAGTCGGTCGCCTCGTTCTTCGTGTCCCGCGTGGACACCGAGATCGACAAGCGGCTGGACGCCTCGGGTGCCGACGCCTCGCTCAAGGGCAAGGCCGGCGTGGCGAACGCCCAGCTGGCCTACCAGGCCTACGAGGAGGTGTTCTCCTCCGACCGCTGGAAGGCGCTGGAGGCCAAGGGCGCCAGCAAGCAGCGTCCGCTGTGGGCCTCGACCGGGGTGAAGAACCCGGAGTACTCCGACACGCTGTACCTGTCCGAGCTGATCGCCCCGGACACGGTCAACACCATGCCGGAGAAGACGATGCAGGCCTACGCCGACCACGGCCAGGCCGGCACCCCGGTGCAGTCGGCCTACGCCGACGCCGCCCAGGTGATGAAGTCCGTCACCGACGCCGGCGTCGACCTCGACGACGTCTTCCGCGTGCTCGAGGACGAGGCCGTGCAGAAGTTCGTCGACGCCTGGGACGAGCTGACCGGCTCCGTGCAGGAGCAGCTGCAGGACAAGAAGTGA
- the zwf gene encoding glucose-6-phosphate dehydrogenase, giving the protein MSTNPLRDPRDRRLPRVPEPCALVVFGITGDLSRKKLLPAVYDLANRGLLPTNFALLGFARRDWGDVEFSELARSAAREHARTPWREEVWERLANSVRFVQGSFDDDNAFDELAENLAELEGSHGIGGNAAFYLSIPPALFPVVLKQMQRTGMAESTPERWRRVVVEKPFGTDLTSSRELNALVDSVFTADDVFRIDHYLGKETVQNLLALRFANTLFEPIWNGHHVDSVQITMAEDVGIGGRAGFYEKTGAARDVLQNHLLQLLALTAMEEPVEFSAEEIRTEKLKVLRAISIPADGDMAQFAIRGQYEQGWLAGQRAKGYQQEDGVDPASTTETYAAVRLGVETRRWAGVPFYLRTGKRLPRRVTEIALSFRRAPHLPFAPTDTEELGHNQLVIRVQPDEGVTLKFGSKVPGSVMEVRDVAMDFLYGEQFTEASPEAYERLLLDVLLGDATLFPRNAEVEASWAVIDPLEAFWTGTTPHSYRAGEWGPRAADAMLEAEGRAWRRP; this is encoded by the coding sequence ATGTCCACCAACCCGTTGCGCGATCCCCGGGACCGGCGGCTGCCCCGAGTTCCCGAGCCCTGCGCTCTCGTCGTCTTCGGGATCACCGGTGACCTCTCGCGCAAGAAGCTCCTGCCGGCCGTCTACGACCTGGCCAACCGCGGCCTGCTCCCCACCAACTTCGCCCTGCTCGGCTTCGCCCGCCGCGACTGGGGTGACGTCGAGTTCTCCGAGCTCGCCCGGTCGGCCGCCCGCGAGCACGCGCGCACCCCGTGGCGCGAGGAGGTCTGGGAGCGGCTGGCCAACAGCGTCCGCTTCGTCCAGGGCTCCTTCGACGACGACAACGCCTTCGACGAGCTCGCCGAGAACCTTGCCGAGCTCGAGGGCAGCCACGGCATCGGCGGCAACGCCGCGTTCTACCTGTCGATCCCGCCCGCGCTGTTCCCGGTCGTGCTCAAGCAGATGCAGCGCACCGGCATGGCCGAGAGCACCCCGGAACGGTGGCGCCGGGTCGTGGTCGAGAAGCCCTTCGGCACCGACCTGACCTCCAGCCGCGAGCTGAACGCGCTGGTCGACTCGGTCTTCACCGCCGACGACGTCTTCCGGATCGACCACTACCTCGGCAAGGAGACGGTCCAGAACCTGCTGGCCCTCCGCTTCGCCAACACGCTGTTCGAGCCGATCTGGAACGGTCACCACGTCGACTCGGTCCAGATCACCATGGCCGAGGACGTCGGCATCGGCGGGCGCGCCGGGTTCTACGAGAAGACCGGCGCCGCCCGCGACGTGCTGCAGAACCACCTCCTGCAGCTGCTCGCACTGACCGCCATGGAGGAGCCGGTCGAGTTCTCCGCCGAGGAGATCCGCACCGAGAAGCTCAAGGTGCTGCGGGCCATCTCCATCCCCGCCGACGGCGACATGGCGCAATTCGCCATCCGCGGCCAGTACGAGCAGGGCTGGCTCGCCGGCCAGCGGGCGAAGGGCTACCAGCAGGAGGACGGCGTCGACCCGGCGTCGACGACCGAGACCTACGCCGCCGTCCGCCTCGGCGTCGAGACCCGCCGCTGGGCCGGGGTGCCGTTCTACCTGCGCACCGGCAAGCGCCTGCCCCGCCGGGTCACCGAGATCGCCCTGTCCTTCCGGCGCGCTCCGCACCTCCCCTTCGCCCCGACCGACACCGAGGAGCTGGGCCACAACCAGCTGGTGATCCGGGTGCAGCCCGACGAGGGCGTCACGCTGAAGTTCGGCTCGAAGGTGCCCGGCAGCGTGATGGAGGTCCGCGACGTCGCGATGGACTTCCTCTACGGCGAACAGTTCACCGAGGCCAGCCCCGAGGCCTACGAGCGGCTGCTGCTGGACGTGCTCCTCGGCGACGCCACGCTGTTCCCGCGCAACGCCGAGGTCGAGGCCTCCTGGGCGGTCATCGACCCGCTGGAGGCCTTCTGGACCGGCACCACCCCGCACTCCTACCGGGCCGGCGAATGGGGCCCGCGGGCCGCCGACGCGATGCTCGAGGCCGAAGGCCGGGCATGGCGCAGACCCTGA
- a CDS encoding glucose-6-phosphate dehydrogenase assembly protein OpcA — translation MTTLWDTTGSAVVKELAAQRRTGGAVMSGVALTLVVVADERRVAEAEQAAASAAEEHPCRLLIVVRRQVEAPVPRLDAEVLIGGRLGPGEAVVMRMYGRLGLHAESVVLPLLAADAPVVTWWHETPPDQIARDALGVIAGRRITDSSMAPDPVAALRNRAHDYHPGDTDISWTRSTPWRATLASTLDAVAGRRGEPVRVLGARVEGDPGNATAQLVAGWISSRCGCPVEVVPTPRATGPRGIDSVVLRLDQDEEVRLQDDRKGGAVIDQPFRPESVVALPDRSLGELIGEELRRLDPDEPYSEALEAVSGLSGLSDRPDCREHVWYDPMRPDQSAAAAESELNAAEAEVPDAEGTAAAPAPTVPDTPGDTDEIAESGEHDSPADDSDEQQVVQPTAARPAKKAGRR, via the coding sequence GTGACCACGCTGTGGGACACCACCGGATCCGCGGTGGTCAAGGAACTGGCGGCCCAGCGCCGCACCGGCGGCGCCGTGATGAGCGGCGTCGCCCTGACCCTGGTGGTCGTCGCCGACGAGCGCCGGGTCGCCGAGGCCGAGCAGGCCGCCGCGTCGGCCGCCGAGGAGCACCCCTGCCGGCTGCTCATCGTCGTCCGCCGCCAGGTGGAGGCCCCCGTGCCCCGGCTGGACGCCGAGGTGCTCATCGGCGGGCGGCTCGGTCCTGGTGAGGCCGTCGTGATGCGCATGTACGGCCGGCTGGGCCTGCACGCCGAGTCGGTCGTGCTGCCGTTGCTGGCCGCCGACGCCCCGGTGGTCACCTGGTGGCACGAGACCCCGCCGGACCAGATCGCCCGTGACGCGCTCGGCGTCATCGCCGGTCGCCGCATCACCGACTCCTCGATGGCGCCGGACCCGGTCGCCGCGCTGCGCAACCGGGCGCACGACTACCACCCCGGCGACACCGACATCTCCTGGACCCGCAGCACCCCGTGGCGGGCCACGCTCGCCTCGACGCTGGATGCGGTCGCCGGCCGCCGAGGCGAGCCGGTCCGGGTGCTGGGCGCACGGGTGGAGGGCGACCCCGGCAACGCCACGGCCCAGCTGGTCGCCGGCTGGATCTCCTCGCGGTGCGGGTGTCCGGTCGAGGTGGTGCCGACCCCGCGGGCCACCGGCCCGCGCGGCATCGACTCGGTCGTCCTCCGGCTCGACCAGGACGAGGAGGTGCGGCTGCAGGACGACCGCAAGGGCGGCGCGGTCATCGACCAGCCGTTCCGGCCGGAGTCCGTCGTCGCGCTGCCCGACCGCAGCCTGGGCGAGCTGATCGGTGAGGAGCTGCGCCGGCTGGACCCGGACGAGCCCTACAGCGAGGCGCTGGAGGCGGTGTCCGGGCTCTCCGGGCTCTCCGACCGCCCGGACTGCCGCGAGCACGTCTGGTACGACCCGATGCGCCCGGACCAGTCGGCCGCCGCAGCCGAGTCCGAGCTGAACGCGGCGGAGGCGGAGGTGCCCGACGCGGAGGGGACGGCGGCCGCACCGGCCCCCACCGTGCCCGACACCCCCGGGGACACCGACGAGATCGCGGAGAGCGGCGAGCACGACTCCCCCGCCGACGACTCCGACGAGCAGCAGGTCGTGCAGCCCACCGCGGCGCGGCCGGCCAAGAAGGCGGGACGGCGATGA